A window of the Henckelia pumila isolate YLH828 chromosome 3, ASM3356847v2, whole genome shotgun sequence genome harbors these coding sequences:
- the LOC140888947 gene encoding uncharacterized protein gives MSVKVISIVQIQLGGRILLQCMQHSPERELVPFDPEIERNFRRRRRQQKEAMAEQERLRGFGEEENNAPLVYRSMMDSALPSIENARPSIIRPTIAANQFDIKPAIIQMVQNTVQFGGMKIDDPYAHLTNFLEICDTFKMQGVSDDTIRLRLFPFSLRDKAKAWLTNLPAGSITTWDDLAKAFLTKYFPPSKSMKLRADITKFTQGEQETLYEAWERYKDILRRCPHHQLPDGLVVQTFYYGLPHSNSTMLDAAAGGNLLQKSPEDGYELIEEMASSSYHPQSERNAVRRPAGMHQVDAFTSVAAQLEVMNKRIEELTLGQSAMRIQEVWCEKCGAEHLAKDCQTGNPSYQPDGGMNNRPYGNQNYGKQPQEENSSMEQMMQKFISSTETIMQNQDTSIKNLENQIGQLAKAMSSRELGTLPSDTEKNPKEQVKAVELRSEKKIEGERQREKELEPSTPGTTAALKKSKLDSQFAKFLEVFKKLNINIPFADALMQMPSYAKFLKEILSSKRKLEEHAMISLTENCSALVQNKITPKQKDPGSFSIPCVINDVQFQKSLCDLGASINLMPYSVFRKLNLGEPKSTRMSLQLADRSIKYPRGIIEDVLVKVDKFIFPVDFVVLDMEEDLDMPLILGRPFLATGKALIDVQKGELHLRVGEEKISFDVFNALKFSQNDEECFQIDVVDSLLYDYVQDTF, from the exons ATGAGTGTAAAAGTAATTTCAATTGTCCAGAttcaattagggggaag GATTCTCTTGCAGTGCATGCAACATTCACCCGAAAGAGAACTCGTGCCTTTTGATCcagaaattgaaagaaatttTCGCAGAAGAAGAAGGCAACAAAAAGAAGCAATGGCAGAACAAGAGCGACTACGTGGATTTGGAGAAGAGGAGAATAATGCACCGCTTGTCTACAGATCCATGATGGATAGCGCTTTGCCATCCATCGAAAATGCCAGACCAAGTATCATCAGGCCAACCATAGCAGCAAATCAGTTTGACATTAAGCCTGCTATCATTCAAATGGTGCAAAACACAGTCCAGTTTGGTGGGATGAAAATCGATGATCCATATGCTCACCTGACAAATTTTCTAGAAATCTGTGACACATTTAAGATGCAGGGAGTTTCTGATGATACTATTCGTTTGCGTTTATTCCCTTTTTCTTTAAGAGATAAAGCTAAAGCATGGCTAACAAATCTACCTGCAGGgtccatcactacttgggatgaTCTAGCAAAGGCCTTCCTGACTAAATACTTCCCACCGTCCAAATCAATGAAACTCAGAGCAGACATCACAAAATTTACTCAAGGTGAACAGGAAACACTCTATGAAGCATGGGAGCGTTACAAAGATATACTGAGGAGATGCCCACATCACCAACTACCAGACGgtcttgtggtacaaactttttattatGGTCTTCCTCACTCAAATAGTaccatgttagatgcagctgcaGGTGGAAATTTGTTACAAAAATCACCAGAGGACGGATATGAGTTAATTGAGGAGATGGCATCCAGTAGCTATCATCCTCAATCAGAGAGAAATGCAGTCAGAAGACCTGCAGGAATGCATCAAGTTGATGCATTCACTTCAGTAGCCGCTCAGCTAGAGGTCATGAATAAGAGGATAGAAGAGCTAACTCTAGGGCAGTCTGCGATGCGTATTCAAGAGGTGTGGTGTGAGAAATGTGGTGCTGAACACTTGGCGAAAGATTGTCAAACTGGCAATCCATCATATCAGCCAGATGGAGGAATG AATAATAGGCCATATGGGAATCAGAACTACGGAAAACAGCCTCAAGAGGAGAATTCAAGCATGGAACAGATGATGCAGAAGTTCATATCATCCACTGAGACCATAATGCAGAATCAGGATACATCGATTAAGAACTTGGAAAATCAGATTGGGCAATTAGCCAAAGCGATGTCCAGCAGAGAGCTAGGTACTTTACCAAGTGACACAGAAAAGAATCCAAAGGAGCAGGTCAAGGCTGTTGAATTAAGAAGTGAGAAGAAAATCGAAGGTGAGAGACAAAGAGAGAAAGAGTTAGAACCGTCTACACCAGGGACAACTGCAG CTCTCAAGAAGTCCAAACTAGATTCTCAGTTTGCCAAATTCCTAGAAGTATTCAAGAAGTTGAATATAAATATCCCCTTCGCTGATGCACTGATGCAAATGCCTAGTTACGCTAAATTTCTGAAGGAGATTCTCTCCAGCAAGAGAAAATTGGAGGAACATGCAATGATTAGCCTAACAGAAAATTGTTCGGCGCTAGTTCAGAACAAGATTACACCAAAGcaaaaggatccagggagtttttctattccTTGTGTTATTAATGATGTGCAATTTCAAAAATCTTTGTGTGACTTAGGTGCGAGTATAAACTTAATGCCATATTCTGTTTTTAGGAAACTAAACTTGGGAGAGCCGAAATCCACCCGGATGTCGTTACAACTGGCGGACAGATCTATCAAATATCCCAGGGGAATAATAGAGGATGTGCTGGTGAAAGTCGATAAGTTCATCTTTCCGGTGGATTTCGtggtgcttgatatggaagaggactTGGACATGCCACTTATATTGGGAAGACCTTTCCTGGCAACAGGGAAAGCATTAATCGATGTCCAAAAGGGAGAGCTACATTTGAGAGTGGGAGAGGAGAAAATTtcatttgatgtttttaatgcactaaaattttcacaaaatgaTGAAGAGTGTTTTCAGATTGATGTTGTGGACTCACTTCTATATGATTATGTGCAGGATACATTTTAG
- the LOC140888948 gene encoding secreted RxLR effector protein 161-like, whose translation MDIIRNKKSRTLSISQEGYINKVVNVFDMKDAKGVNTPIGAHFKLRSLKGEKSESDANHMKSVPYSNAVGSIMYSMVSTRPDIAYGLGLISRFMSNPSEEHWRAVKWLLRYLKETTRLNLIYSGIKQSTCGVIGYCDSDYAADLDKRRSLTGYIFTVGGNVVSWKSSLQHVVALSTTEAEYISLTEAVKEALWIKGFVTEMGQEQHSTTIFSDSQSAIHLSKNTMFHERTKHIDVRLHFVRDIISRKLIQVKKIHPS comes from the coding sequence ATGGATATAATAAGGAACAAGAAGTCAAGAACCTTATCTATATCTCAAGAAGGGTACATTAATAAAGTAGTAAATGTTTTTGACATGAAGGATGCTAAGGGTGTTAACACCCCAATTGGAGCACATTTTAAACTAAGATCTCTTAAAGGAGAGAAATCCGAATCTGACGCAAATCATATGAAGTCGGTACCCTATTCAAATGCAGTTGGAAGCATAATGTATTCCATGGTGTCAACAAGACCAGACATTGCTTATGGATTGGGTTTGATCAGCAGATTCATGAGTAATCCGAGTGAAGAACATTGGCGGGCTGTTAAATGGTTGTTAAGATACTTAAAGGAAACAACAAGACTGAATTTAATCTATTCTGGTATCAAACAGTCAACCTGCGGAGTGATAGGATATTGTGACTCGGATTATGCTGCTGATCTTGACAAAAGAAGATCATTAACTGGATATATATTTACAGTTGGTggaaatgttgtaagttggaagTCAAGTTTGCAGCATGTTGTAGCTCTTTCGACAACCGAAGCCGAGTATATCTCACTCACAGAAGCAGTGAAGGAAGCATTGTGGATTAAGGGATTTGTAACTGAAATGGGACAAGAACAACACTCAACAACTATTTTCTCTGACTCACAAAGTGCTATACACTTATCCAAGAATACTATGTTTCATGAGAGAACAAAGCATATTGATGTAAGGTTACACTTTGTGAGAGATATCATCTCACGTAAATTGATTCAAGTGAAGAAGATACACCCAAGTTAA